One window of Desulfarculus baarsii DSM 2075 genomic DNA carries:
- a CDS encoding helix-turn-helix domain-containing protein — translation MSEHTEHQIIRSDDGSPLFALVPWDEYTEAFGGKPDEDVIIPHEVVGLHVVQGLSLIRAWREHLGLTQGEVALRMGISRPALAQMERPDAKPRFVTLKKIAAALGIDPEQLRE, via the coding sequence ATGAGCGAACATACTGAGCACCAGATCATTCGAAGCGACGACGGGTCGCCGTTGTTCGCCCTTGTTCCTTGGGACGAGTACACGGAGGCATTCGGCGGCAAGCCCGACGAGGATGTCATCATCCCCCACGAGGTGGTGGGATTGCACGTCGTGCAAGGCCTGAGCCTGATCCGTGCCTGGCGGGAACACCTCGGCCTCACGCAGGGGGAAGTGGCGCTGCGGATGGGCATTTCGCGTCCAGCCCTTGCCCAGATGGAGCGCCCGGACGCCAAGCCGAGATTTGTCACCTTGAAGAAGATTGCCGCTGCGCTCGGAATCGATCCTGAACAGCTGAGGGAGTGA
- a CDS encoding GNAT family N-acetyltransferase encodes MGGRFGPVHKLTAADEAGDFDCGQQELNLFLQRYALVNQRANSAQTYVSCVDDAVVGYYSLCVGSVGFDEAPHRVVKGLARHRVPVMLLARLGVDQRFQRQGLGRALLKDAILRTMQAADIAGIRALLAHAKDEHARQWYLSWDFEPSPTDPFHLFLLIKDMRAAGRQDCLT; translated from the coding sequence ATGGGTGGTCGGTTTGGTCCGGTCCACAAGCTTACGGCAGCGGATGAGGCAGGGGATTTCGATTGCGGCCAGCAGGAACTGAATCTGTTCTTGCAGCGCTATGCCCTTGTCAACCAGAGAGCCAACAGCGCCCAGACGTATGTGTCCTGCGTGGACGACGCTGTCGTCGGCTACTACAGCCTCTGTGTGGGCAGCGTCGGCTTTGATGAAGCGCCCCATCGGGTGGTAAAAGGGCTTGCCAGACATCGAGTCCCTGTCATGCTGCTGGCCCGCCTTGGCGTGGATCAGAGGTTTCAGCGTCAGGGGTTGGGCCGGGCCCTGCTCAAGGACGCCATCCTGCGCACCATGCAGGCGGCGGATATCGCCGGCATCCGTGCATTACTGGCGCACGCCAAGGACGAGCATGCCCGGCAGTGGTATCTCTCCTGGGACTTCGAGCCCAGCCCCACGGACCCTTTTCACCTGTTTTTGCTCATCAAGGACATGCGTGCGGCGGGAAGGCAGGACTGCCTCACCTAG
- a CDS encoding terminase large subunit: MPKTTHPYATAANRYARDVMRGKIAACRYVRLACQRHLDDLERSKSRDYPFRWDREAAERICRFASNMVHVKGREWAGKKIVLEPWQCFILAVAFGWVRKADGLRRFREIYAEIPRKSGKSVLGACIGLYMFAADGEPGAEVYSGATSEKQAWEVFGPARQMCLKNPSFVSHFGIHVGAKNLHILDNASKFEPVIGKPGDGASPHCAIVDEYHEHQTPDLYDTMLTGMGARSQPMLAVITTAGVDTSGPCYAKRDEAVKVLEGSLENDQLFAIVFTIDEDNDWTEWPSWEKANPNLGVSVYPDFLQARRKEALQIASRQNILKCKHLNVWANAGSAWINMVRWNACRAEVSLEDFAGEPCWVGVDLASKVDLTAMVLLFRRGDEFYLFGRHYLPEETVTLPENAHYQRWVAEGHLVATPGARTDYHYLMDDLLAYADRFSIRELAYDPREAEMLMQEIRERVSFSCIEINQSPAFISEPMKEFEALYLSGKLRHDGDPLLAWQAANVVLRSTRTKAYYPGKERAENKIDGIVAAIMALSRAMLHAEEPYVGMEVWE; this comes from the coding sequence ATGCCAAAGACCACCCATCCATATGCCACCGCCGCTAACCGCTACGCGAGGGACGTCATGCGTGGAAAGATCGCGGCCTGCCGGTATGTGCGTCTGGCCTGCCAGAGGCATCTGGACGACCTGGAACGCTCCAAGTCCAGGGACTACCCCTTCCGCTGGGATCGGGAGGCGGCTGAGCGTATCTGCCGCTTCGCATCCAACATGGTGCATGTGAAGGGCCGGGAATGGGCGGGCAAGAAGATCGTCCTCGAACCCTGGCAGTGCTTCATCCTGGCCGTGGCCTTCGGCTGGGTGCGCAAGGCGGACGGACTGCGCCGCTTCCGTGAAATCTACGCCGAGATCCCGAGAAAATCCGGCAAGTCCGTGCTTGGGGCCTGCATCGGCCTGTACATGTTCGCGGCCGACGGCGAGCCCGGGGCCGAGGTATATTCCGGGGCCACCAGCGAGAAGCAGGCCTGGGAGGTCTTCGGTCCGGCCCGGCAGATGTGCCTGAAAAATCCCTCCTTCGTCAGCCATTTCGGCATCCACGTCGGGGCCAAGAACCTGCATATCCTGGACAATGCCAGCAAGTTCGAGCCGGTCATCGGCAAGCCCGGCGATGGGGCCTCGCCCCACTGCGCCATCGTGGACGAGTACCACGAGCACCAGACGCCCGACCTCTACGACACCATGCTCACCGGCATGGGCGCGCGTTCCCAGCCCATGCTGGCAGTGATCACCACTGCCGGCGTGGATACCTCCGGCCCCTGCTACGCCAAGCGCGACGAGGCCGTGAAGGTCCTTGAAGGTTCTCTGGAAAACGACCAGCTCTTCGCCATCGTGTTCACCATCGACGAAGACAACGACTGGACCGAGTGGCCGTCCTGGGAAAAGGCCAACCCGAACCTGGGCGTCTCGGTCTACCCCGATTTTCTCCAGGCCCGGCGCAAGGAGGCCCTGCAGATCGCTTCCCGCCAGAACATCCTCAAGTGCAAGCATTTGAACGTCTGGGCCAACGCCGGGTCAGCTTGGATCAACATGGTCAGATGGAACGCCTGCCGGGCGGAAGTATCCCTGGAGGACTTCGCAGGCGAACCCTGCTGGGTCGGCGTGGACCTGGCCTCCAAGGTGGACCTCACCGCCATGGTGCTGCTCTTCAGGCGCGGGGACGAATTCTATCTCTTCGGCAGGCACTACCTGCCGGAGGAGACGGTCACCCTTCCCGAGAACGCCCACTACCAGCGCTGGGTGGCCGAGGGGCATCTGGTGGCCACGCCCGGCGCGCGCACCGATTACCACTATCTCATGGACGACCTGCTGGCCTACGCCGACCGCTTCTCCATCCGGGAACTGGCCTACGATCCGCGCGAGGCCGAGATGCTCATGCAGGAGATCCGCGAACGGGTGTCCTTTTCCTGCATCGAGATCAACCAGTCTCCGGCGTTCATCTCCGAGCCCATGAAGGAATTCGAGGCCCTCTACCTTTCGGGCAAGCTGCGCCACGACGGCGATCCGCTGCTGGCCTGGCAGGCCGCCAACGTGGTGCTGCGCTCCACCAGGACCAAGGCCTATTATCCGGGCAAGGAACGCGCCGAGAACAAGATCGACGGCATCGTGGCCGCCATCATGGCCCTTTCCCGCGCCATGCTCCACGCGGAAGAGCCGTATGTCGGCATGGAGGTCTGGGAATGA
- a CDS encoding type II toxin-antitoxin system TacA family antitoxin gives MSPTTQTKTERIDVRLSPSSKALLQEAAKASHKNVSEFILEAGIVAANQALADRRLFLLDEARWKEFQEVLDRPVQKKPRLSKLLNEPGVLD, from the coding sequence ATGTCGCCCACCACTCAGACGAAAACGGAACGGATCGACGTCCGGCTCAGTCCCTCATCGAAGGCGCTGTTGCAGGAAGCGGCCAAGGCGTCTCATAAAAACGTCAGCGAGTTTATTTTGGAGGCGGGGATTGTCGCCGCCAATCAGGCCTTGGCTGACCGACGGCTGTTCCTGCTGGACGAAGCTCGGTGGAAAGAGTTTCAGGAGGTACTGGATCGTCCTGTCCAGAAGAAGCCTCGCCTGAGCAAACTGCTGAACGAGCCTGGCGTTCTTGACTGA
- a CDS encoding phage portal protein, with product MMGVISWLKSRKSASRMALEDLLADGFFTQPAKSGVAVTWKTALQATTALACARVIAEGLAQVPLKVFRSQGGVRTPAEDHPLYGLLGDAPNDWQTSFEFIEQVIMHLVFCGNAFVFVNRGLGRIAELLPYEPQQVTVKRDGYVISYEVTTDDGRRIGLSASEMWHLRGPSWNGWMGLEGVCLAREAIGLSLATEEHGARLFSNGAVVGGVLSTDQVLNEEQRLALRKSWEARHAGGGNAFKTAVLWGGMKFTSMTAPNDQAQFLETRKFQVEEICRAFRVLPIMVGYSDKTATYASAEQMFLAHVVHTLSPWCRRIETSIAKNLFSEEERRQGLYAKFMLNGLLRGAAKDRAEFYARMYGIGAMNPNEVREYEDMNPYEGGERYRVPLNMTDPAEPEDDDNAEDTAHAAPQL from the coding sequence ATGATGGGCGTCATCTCCTGGCTCAAGAGCCGCAAGTCGGCATCGCGGATGGCCCTGGAGGACCTCCTGGCCGACGGCTTCTTCACCCAGCCCGCCAAGAGCGGCGTGGCCGTGACCTGGAAGACGGCGTTGCAGGCGACCACGGCCCTGGCCTGCGCCCGGGTCATCGCCGAGGGGCTGGCCCAGGTGCCGCTCAAGGTCTTTCGCTCACAAGGCGGCGTGCGCACCCCGGCCGAGGACCACCCGCTGTACGGTCTGCTCGGGGACGCGCCCAACGACTGGCAGACCAGCTTCGAGTTCATCGAGCAGGTGATCATGCACCTGGTGTTCTGCGGCAACGCTTTTGTGTTCGTGAATCGCGGGCTGGGTCGCATCGCGGAACTGCTCCCCTACGAGCCACAGCAGGTGACCGTAAAGCGCGACGGCTACGTGATCTCCTATGAGGTGACCACGGACGACGGCCGTCGCATTGGACTTTCCGCTTCCGAGATGTGGCACCTGCGTGGGCCGTCCTGGAACGGCTGGATGGGGCTCGAAGGCGTGTGCCTCGCCCGGGAGGCCATCGGGCTGTCCCTGGCCACCGAGGAACATGGCGCGCGGCTGTTCTCCAACGGAGCCGTGGTCGGCGGCGTCCTGTCCACGGATCAGGTCCTGAACGAGGAGCAGCGCCTGGCCCTGCGCAAGTCCTGGGAGGCAAGGCACGCCGGCGGCGGGAACGCCTTCAAAACCGCCGTGCTCTGGGGCGGCATGAAGTTCACCTCCATGACCGCTCCCAACGATCAGGCCCAGTTCCTGGAGACCCGCAAGTTTCAGGTCGAGGAAATCTGCCGGGCCTTCCGCGTGCTGCCCATCATGGTGGGATATTCTGACAAGACCGCCACCTACGCCAGCGCCGAGCAGATGTTCCTGGCCCACGTGGTCCACACGCTCTCGCCCTGGTGCCGCCGCATCGAAACGAGCATCGCAAAGAACCTCTTCAGCGAGGAAGAGCGCCGCCAGGGGCTCTACGCCAAGTTCATGCTCAACGGCCTCCTGCGCGGCGCGGCCAAGGACCGGGCCGAGTTCTACGCCAGGATGTACGGCATCGGAGCCATGAATCCCAACGAGGTGCGCGAGTATGAGGACATGAATCCCTACGAAGGCGGCGAACGCTACCGCGTGCCCCTCAACATGACCGATCCGGCCGAGCCGGAAGACGATGACAACGCGGAGGATACCGCCCATGCAGCGCCTCAACTGTAG
- a CDS encoding phage terminase small subunit P27 family has product MAGRKPLPTKLKMLKGTAQKCRVNPNEPELAPALPEPPDFLGETAREEWLRKAPVLARMGVLTEGDDAALAAYCQAFERFVEAERKIRQSGLLIKTTGGNVIQNPLVGVANRAMEIMHKFLTEFGLTPSSRTRVAANPAGKEDAEWAGFGKA; this is encoded by the coding sequence ATGGCCGGCCGTAAGCCTCTCCCCACCAAGCTCAAGATGCTCAAGGGCACGGCGCAGAAGTGCCGCGTCAATCCCAACGAGCCAGAGCTTGCCCCGGCGCTGCCTGAGCCGCCCGATTTCCTTGGCGAGACCGCCCGGGAGGAATGGCTGCGCAAGGCTCCGGTGCTCGCCCGCATGGGCGTGCTCACCGAGGGGGACGATGCGGCCTTGGCGGCTTACTGCCAAGCCTTTGAGCGCTTTGTCGAGGCAGAACGCAAGATTCGTCAGTCCGGGCTGCTCATCAAGACCACCGGCGGCAACGTGATCCAGAACCCGCTGGTGGGGGTGGCCAACCGGGCCATGGAGATCATGCACAAATTTCTGACCGAGTTCGGCCTCACGCCATCGAGCCGCACACGGGTCGCGGCGAATCCGGCCGGGAAGGAAGATGCTGAATGGGCGGGGTTCGGGAAAGCATGA
- a CDS encoding DNA modification methylase has translation MLKTESWPIERLVPYVRNPRKNDEQVERMVAAIREFGFRIPVVAKSDGTVVDGHLRLKAARKLGLTEVPVALADELTDAQVKAFRLLANRSANWAAWDEDLLALELEELQAMAFDVNLTGFDAGEIDSLLTKPTTDGLTDPDEVPETPAEPVSKPGDVWILGRHRLMCGDSTSADDVDRLLAGVRPHLMVTDPPYGVEYDPAWRNEALSGQKTKRTGMVLNDDRADWREAWTLFPGDVAYVWHGALHAATVAESLVACGFGIRSQIIWAKERLVLSRGHYHWMHEPCWYAVKDKAHWNGDRKQVTIWNIPSKGQDADTIHGTQKPVECMKRPMENNSSPGQAVYEPFSGSGTTIIAAEITGRACLAMELNPAYVDVAVKRWEDFTGEKAVLEEGR, from the coding sequence ATGCTGAAGACCGAATCCTGGCCCATTGAGCGGCTTGTTCCCTATGTCCGCAACCCGCGCAAGAACGACGAGCAAGTCGAGCGCATGGTCGCGGCCATCCGGGAATTCGGCTTCCGCATCCCGGTGGTGGCCAAGTCCGACGGCACCGTGGTGGACGGGCACCTGCGGCTCAAGGCTGCCCGCAAGCTGGGCCTGACGGAAGTTCCCGTGGCCCTGGCCGACGAACTGACGGACGCGCAGGTGAAGGCATTCCGCCTGCTGGCCAACCGCTCCGCCAATTGGGCAGCCTGGGACGAGGACCTCCTGGCGCTGGAACTGGAAGAACTCCAGGCCATGGCCTTTGACGTCAATCTCACGGGCTTCGACGCCGGCGAGATCGACTCTCTGCTGACCAAGCCGACCACCGATGGCCTGACCGACCCTGACGAGGTGCCCGAGACTCCTGCAGAGCCAGTAAGCAAACCGGGGGATGTCTGGATTCTGGGCCGTCACCGTCTCATGTGCGGGGACAGCACTAGCGCCGATGACGTGGACAGATTGTTGGCCGGCGTCCGACCGCACCTTATGGTCACCGACCCGCCTTATGGCGTCGAATACGATCCCGCCTGGCGCAACGAGGCGCTGTCCGGCCAGAAGACCAAGCGCACCGGCATGGTCCTAAACGACGACCGCGCCGACTGGCGCGAGGCCTGGACGCTCTTCCCCGGCGATGTGGCTTACGTCTGGCACGGGGCGCTACACGCGGCCACGGTCGCGGAAAGCCTTGTCGCCTGCGGCTTCGGCATCCGCTCCCAGATCATCTGGGCCAAGGAACGTCTGGTTCTCTCCCGGGGGCATTACCACTGGATGCACGAGCCCTGCTGGTACGCGGTCAAGGACAAGGCCCACTGGAACGGAGACCGCAAGCAGGTCACGATCTGGAACATCCCGTCCAAGGGTCAGGACGCCGACACCATCCATGGCACCCAGAAGCCCGTCGAGTGCATGAAGCGGCCCATGGAGAACAACTCCAGCCCGGGCCAGGCCGTGTACGAACCTTTCTCCGGCTCCGGCACCACCATCATCGCCGCCGAAATCACCGGCCGCGCCTGTCTGGCCATGGAGCTGAACCCCGCATACGTCGATGTCGCCGTGAAGCGCTGGGAAGACTTCACGGGCGAGAAGGCAGTGCTGGAGGAAGGGCGATGA
- a CDS encoding helix-turn-helix domain-containing protein encodes MCGEIRAQNATSEDDIQRLAAFHRRLVSGEEETFPAEVADRLLAGEHPVRVLRSHRGMTLQQVADACGVTNSHISQIEKGKRSMSTELLKKMAEALRVDAELLL; translated from the coding sequence ATGTGCGGAGAAATTCGGGCTCAGAATGCCACCAGTGAAGATGACATCCAACGACTGGCGGCTTTTCATCGCCGACTTGTGTCCGGGGAAGAAGAAACCTTTCCGGCGGAAGTCGCCGACCGGTTGCTGGCTGGCGAGCATCCTGTCCGGGTGCTGCGTTCCCATCGGGGCATGACCCTGCAGCAGGTAGCTGACGCCTGCGGCGTGACCAACTCCCACATCTCCCAGATCGAAAAGGGCAAGCGATCCATGTCCACGGAGCTGCTGAAGAAGATGGCCGAGGCGCTCCGAGTTGACGCCGAACTGCTGCTCTAA
- a CDS encoding type II toxin-antitoxin system RelE family toxin: MAVIEWTRRAMKQLRQIAKAEQPVVYSAVDALRSWPDCRNVKALVGCDEYRLRVGRYRIIFSIHGERPRIVRIEEVKKRDERTY; this comes from the coding sequence ATGGCAGTTATCGAGTGGACCCGTAGGGCAATGAAACAACTGCGGCAAATCGCCAAGGCTGAACAACCTGTTGTATACTCCGCCGTAGACGCCCTTCGTTCCTGGCCTGACTGCCGGAATGTCAAAGCCCTTGTCGGATGCGACGAGTATCGGCTTCGCGTGGGCCGGTATCGGATCATTTTCTCCATCCATGGCGAAAGACCACGGATTGTGAGAATCGAGGAGGTCAAGAAACGTGATGAGCGAACATACTGA
- a CDS encoding type II toxin-antitoxin system TacA family antitoxin — MTQPTSSSRSTNIIIRVTPEQRDLIDQAALLNNKTRADFILEAATRAAQDSVLDQVLFPVPVEQFEAFQRLQESSPEQDKRLSALMARTSRWGK; from the coding sequence ATGACACAACCTACTTCGTCGAGCCGCAGTACGAATATCATTATCCGGGTGACTCCCGAACAGCGGGACCTGATCGACCAGGCCGCCTTGCTCAACAACAAGACCCGGGCCGATTTCATCCTCGAAGCGGCGACCAGGGCCGCGCAGGACTCCGTCCTCGATCAGGTGCTGTTTCCCGTCCCAGTCGAACAGTTCGAGGCGTTCCAGAGACTTCAGGAGAGCTCACCTGAACAGGATAAACGCTTGAGCGCCCTCATGGCACGTACGTCTCGCTGGGGGAAGTGA